DNA sequence from the Alkaliphilus metalliredigens QYMF genome:
ATTGTTTCTGAAAGACAGGTGGTATTGATGGCTATTACGTCTGGTTTGTAGACAGAGAATACATTTTTAATAGAAGTTTTTAGGTTTGCACTTCCTCCAAATACTGAGGCCCCTTCTGTAAAGGAACTGGTCGAAGCAACAATAGGATCTCTAAAATGCCGAGTCAAGTGCATACGATGAAAGGAACAACATCCTTGAGAACCATGACTATGGGGAAGACAATTATGAATTCCCAACGCTGCGTACATTGCTCCTATTGGCTGACATGTCTTTGCTGGATTGATGACTAATGCTTTTCTTTCACTTATTTCTTTTGATGTATGATCTAACATGTTGCCACCTCCTCGATAACTTCTCCTTCTAATAAGGCATCTTGTTTCCATGGTGGTGTAATAAAGCCCCAAGTTGGTGTATTCATTCCCATGGAAATATCTTTTCCAAATATAACTGCACCTTTAAAACCTGCATAAGGCCCACTATAGTCATATGAATGTAGCTGTTTTGAGAATATTCCCATCTTTTGTGCCACATACTTATCCTTAATACCCGAACAGAATAAGCTCGGTTTTAAAGCTTTTAGTAATTCTTCTGATTCAAAATGATTTAAATCATCAATGACATAGCTGCCATCTTCCATTTCTTGAATCAGCCCCTTATATTGACCTAAAGGCATTTCCTTTTTTAATTCCGCTAGCTTTTCTGGTGATAAATATACCCTGTAATTTTTCTCATCCTTCTCAACATGTAGATCTGGAATGTTTCTACTATCCGCATCCAACTTAATATGTGGAATAATATCCCGACCTTCATAATCATCTCTATGGCCGAATTCGTATCCTGCAACAACCGTTTCAACTCCAAGTTCCTTCAACAAACCTTGATAATGATGGGCTCTAGAACCACCCACGAATAATAAGGCTGTTTTTCCTTCACATATTTTCTTATACATCTCCATAGATTCTTTAATTTCTTTTAATTCTTCTACAATGACTTCTTCTGTACGCTTAATCAGCGTCTCATCTCCAAAGTATTTAGCTGTGTTTCTTAAACTTTCTATGGTACCTGCAATCCCAACAAAATTTACCTTAAGCCAAGGAGTACCATATTTAATTTCGATCATTTCTGCAATATAGTTGATAGAACGATGACATTGTACTAGGTTAAGATCTGCTTTATGGGCACTCTTTAACTCTTTATAAGTCCCATCTCCCGTCATCACTGAGACAATATGATAACCTATTTTACCTAATATCCTAGATATTTCCCATCCATCTCCACCGATGTTATACTCACCCATAACATTGATGGCATATTGCTTCATTTCAGCATCACCAGTACCGATCACATCTCTCATCAATACATTATTTGCAATATGGTGACCTGCCGACTGACTGACACCCTTGTATCCTTCACAGTCAAAGGCCATTACTTGAATACCGAATTCCGCTTGGGCATCTCTTGCAACTGCATGAATGTCATCGCCGATTAGCCCAACGGGACAGGTAGAAGAAATGGTGATCGCCTCTGGTTTGAAAATTTCATAGGCTTCTTTTACAGCCTGTCTTAATCTCTTCTCACCACCAAAGACAATATCGCTTTCTTGCATATCCGTGGAGAAGCAATAGCTCAAGAAGTTACTTTCTCCTTTTTCGGAACGTCCTTTATGTCTTCTCGTTCCCCATGTATAATAAGAGCAACCAATAGGTCCGTGTACGATATGCACAACATCCTTTAATGGCCCCAATACAACACCTTTACATCCTGCGAAACAACAGCCTCTGTTGCTGATAATTCCAGGAATCGTACGCGTATTTGCTTGTATTTCTTGGCCTACCTCAGAATCCTTTGTTAGCATATGTTTGATACGATTCTTTTTTACTTTTGGCGGGTATTTTTGTAAAATTTTATCTATCTTTTTATCTATAGCCATATGATTCACTCCTCTCTTAACTTCTTAGGTAATCGCCGTATCTCCTGTTTCCCCAGTCCTAACTCTAATGGCTTCTTCCACTGGTAATACAAATATCTTTCCATCTCCTGGACTGCCTGTTTGATTCGCATGTATAATGACAGTCACTGCCTTTTCCACCGCTCCATCTGGTACTGTTACCAATAACAACCTTTTAGGTAGAAGCCTATACCCTTCAGAAAAAGTCTCAGCTACCGACGTAGGCATGTTGTTCTCTGTCAAAAATGCCTCTTCGATTGTATAATCCATTGCTTTTTTTCCTCTTCCAGATATCTTTGTACATGTAAAGGCTGGAAAACCCTCAGTAGCCAATGCTTTTTTCGTTTTATTTACCATATTCATCCGAATAATAGCCATAATTTCCTTCATAATAGACACTCCTCTATAATTTACTTTCACCACTACTGATGGTATAGACCTCATCTACATCACTAACAAATATTTTTCCATCTCCAAATGCGCCCTTTTCTCCAGTCTTTGATTCTCTTTTGATAACGCCTACTACATCATCTTTGTATTCATTTTCACAGACAACCATGAGTATATTTTTAGGGATTTCATCATAAGATATGTCTCCCACCTTAATTCCTCTTTGTTTACCTCGTCCGACTACATCTATTTTCGTTACAGCTGGAAACCCAGCATCATTTAACTCCGTAAGCACAGTGGCTACTTTTTCTGGTCTGATAATCGCTCTAATTAATTTCATTTATATATTCCCCCCTATTTTTAATATTTTCTTATATTTTTTATATACGACTCTTTAAGGAATTCACTATGTTTACTATCCGCACACTATCCTAATACACCATGCTCCATCATCAATTCTTCTAATCTATCAGTATGCATTGGCTTTGGAATAACAAACATTTTGTTTTCATCAATACTTTTTGCTAATGCTCTATATTCATTTGCTTGCCCACATTCAGGTTCAAATTCAATGACAGCCTTCTTGTTAATCTCTGCTCTTTGGACAATATTATCTCTAGGTACAAAGTAGATTAATTGACTACCAAGCTCTTTTGCGAATGCTTCTAATAATTCATGCTCATAGTCTACCTGTCTACTGTTACAGATAATCCCCCCCAAACGAGTTCCTCCAGATTTTGCATATTTTTGAATCCCTTTTGCGATGTTATTGGCAGCGTATAAAGCCATCAACTCACCACTGGCAACGATATAAATTTCTTGTGCCTTTCCTTCACGAATTGGCATGGCGAAACCACCACAAACAACGTCTCCTAATACATCATAAAATACATAGTCCAAATCACTTTCATAAGCCCCTAAACTTTCTAACATATTGATAGAAGTAATAATCCCTCTACCAGCACAGCCTACCCCTGGTTCTGGACCTCCAGATTCTACACATTTAATGCCTGAAAAACCTGGTTTTAAGATATCCTCTAAATCAATATCTTCTCCTTCTTCTCTTAGGGTATCCATTACTGTTTTTTGGGTTAATCCTCCTAATATGAGTCTAGTAGAATCTGCCTTTGGGTCACAGCCTACTATCATAATTTTCTTTCCTGACTCACCTAAAGCCGCTGTTAAGTTTTGTGTTGTGGTTGATTTACCAATTCCACCTTTTCCATAAATTGCTATTTGTCTCATAATAATCTTCCTCCCTTTTTTCTCTTCTTATATTTAAGTTAGTAGCATCATATTGCTACTAAAATTGAAACCTGTTTTGCATGGAATATACTGTATACTCCGAAGTATGTTTCAGTCTCTTTTTTCTGCCTCTATTTGCTCTTGTTTTGTAAATAGATCTAGATATTTTTTATTAGACATATTCATCATTGTGGTTAATTCTGGTACCAATGAAAAAGACGCCCACAATATCAGGAAATTACTCCTTTTAATTGTAGACGTCATTGTCTATTGCAATCTATTCACTTTTAAATTAATCATGTAGCTACTTTTACTCTTACAAGACTTTTTATTTTTCTCATAATCTATAGTAAACTAGATGCTAAACTTTTCTAATCCCTATTGCTTAATTGTCTGTGTTTTCATTTTTTTATAATATATCACAGATTAAATTACTTTTCAATGGCAGTTTTTATAATTTTCAGAATGTTTCGAATCTGAAAACGTTATCTGTTTTTTACAAAATAGTATTTTTACAACGTGGTAATGTTTTCATTTTTTTTTTATTTTTTTTATTTTTTTTTTTGAAAGAAAATTTTTTATAATGTCATATATAGTTATATATTTCCATATTTCACTAGTGTCATTGCTCCCACTCCCTTCTATCTTTCAAAAGCACCAGTAAAAGAAAAGTGAGTCAGAATGATGAAACCTACAATGAATTAATCATAAAAAAATATTCAGATGTCTACAAAGAACGTGAGATGTTTAAACAAGAGAAAATAAATGGAAATGCCTGAGATTATGTTCATTCAGGCATTTCCAATTTACCAGCGATTATTTTAATCATTATTATCATTTAGGCATGTTAATGCTTTTCAATGATTTTTGAATGAATTAAATAGGAAGCAAATTTTTTCCGTTTTTTCATATAGGTCCTATATCTATAGGCCTCTTCTTTTATGTTTTTTATATAAGTATGTTGCACTAAATTACGTAAAGAATCCTTAGCATATTCTACAAGGTCAATGTCACCTATTTCAGCATAGGGAATGTTATTCATGTATTTATAAATATGATTTGTATTTCTTCTATAACTATAAGCAACATTATCAATGATACTTTTTTTATGAGAAATATGATTGATCATTGCCTCCATTGTCTTTTTACTATAGGGTATTTCAAATGTTTCGCAATTTAAATCCACTAGGGGCATTAATCTTTTATTGCCTACTTTTTTGAAAATCATTCTTTCTTCAATAAATCCAAGACTGAAATTGCATTTAATCATCTTATTATATACCAATGAGATGTTTCCCTTGGTATTAATTCCAGATTCTTCAAACTTTAATAGAATTTGTTTGGTACTGTCTATTTTTGTTGGCATAAAGTCATGTACAATAAGACTTTTTCCCCCATATTAAATATGTTACTTTTCGTATTCACTATATTGATATCAGTGTTTACAAATACATAATCATAGAGGGAGCTAATTTTCTTTATGGCTTCATAAAACACCCGTTCATCAGCACTATTTATTAATTTTTTATCGTTATATGTATACACATTTACAACATCTTCTTTATTATGTTTTATTCTTTCTCTAACAAAATGATCTTGATGATTTGTACCGATAAGGGGATAAATACTTGTAAAATAGTTAACCAGTTTATGATGCTCTGTTAGATCTATCAATGCAACTGTCTGTTTCTTTTCATTACATAGTTCACTTAATGCAGAAATCAGTGATGTTTTGCCAGTATTACCTGAGCCTGTAAAAAAGAAGGCGTTTTTTAATTTTTTTATCCAAGAATGTCCTTCTTCTTTTGGTAATCCTGAGGATTTATTAATGATTTCAAGATGAATCAATTTATGTTTATCCAGGCGGTTAAGTAAAATCATACATTGCTCTATCTCATCACTAGAAAGTGCTATATTGTTTATCACCTTTACATGTATCTCAACGTTAAAAGCCAAAAGATGATTTAAAAGCTCAAAAACAATTTCTTGTAGGTTATTATCACAAAAATCGATAATGACCTTATACTCATCAACCTTATCAATATTCTTGATACTGCTTACCCTCATACAATTATATAATAATGAATTATTCTTCTCAAAGGACTGCATATGCTCCTTCTCATAATTCAATGAGGATACACCTGTTGTTATTATACACCTTTGCAAGCCATCTATATGTTCATTGGTCGTAGCATCCATAACCCAACCTCCTATTACTATATATATCTGAAAATATCACCTATTTTGGGTAATTTCAACAAATTTCGATAATTCCCTACCAAAGGCCTATATAATAAATAGGCTTTGGTGCGATATATTTTACATAAGATACCATACTTTTTGGTAAATGATGTTAGGAGGTAAGATGATGAGAAACAAAGTTCGTATTTATGTTGATGGTGGTAATCGACTAACCAAAGTCATGGAAGAGGCAAAAAAACCATTTAGTTTTCCTACCATTGTATCGGAACCTGGAATTGAATTGGATTATGGAACAAGCTTTGACTTATTTGATTTGCAGTCAGAATCCCAGGAAATTGACTTTGACCATATGTTGGTGGAAATCATTAAGGATGGGGAATCTTTAGGTAAAAAGCTTGTGGGAAAAGCTGCTGAAAACAAAGGTGTTTTGATACGAGATCGGAACAGATATGAAAAGAAATATAATGATGAAGTGATTAAATTTTGTATTTTGTCAGGGATTGCGTCAAACTTTGTTAAGTATGAAAAGAATGATCAATCGGTAGATATCACAATTAACCAGCCTTTAGTAGAGTATGTTTCTAACAAAAAAGCTTTTTCTAATAGTCACGGCGAACCCTTAAAGGGCAATGTGAAGGTGTTATACTATAATACCCACAATACTTCAGAAGTGATTAAAGAAATCGTATTTGATATTGAAAGTGTTACCTTCTGTCCTGAAGCTATCGCAACATTTTTCCACTATTCAGTCAATGAAAGTGGAACCATAAAAGATGAATATATGAAAAGTAAAAAAACCATTGTTTTTGATATTGGTTCAGGACAAATCAACGTTGCTGCATTTAATGGGCTCAAATCAATAGGAGTCAATACCTTTGAAAAAGGGATGTTAGACTGTTATGAAAAGGTATCCATGATGCTTTATAATAATTTCAGAGAAAAATTAGACAGAAAACCTTATACATATGATATTGATAATATGATTCGATATAATGATAAAATTCTTAAAGCAAAAAAAGGTGAAAACATTGATGCAAGTGGGATTGTACATGATGTGTTTGATGGTTTCGCCTATGAATTGAGTAAGGATTTCAGAGAATTTGTTAAGACGAAGTTCATTGGCAACTGCGATCAGGCAATCATTTGCGGTGGAGGTAGTGAACTGCTATTTGATTATTTAAGTGATTATCTTGGTAATGATTTTTATTGTGTGAAACCAGATACTGCACAATATCATAATATCATTGGTAGCATGTATTACAGAATATATAAAGATGCAGCAAATAACTAATAAAAAGTAGGTGAGCAATTTGATAATCAAAATTTCGGAAAAGCCTGTTATTTCAATAGATACTGGTAAATCTTTAGGTTCTTTAAAAGGGTTCATATACAAAAATAATAAAGTCACTTTTTTATATTGTCAATTTTCAGATCACTATGTTTATATACCTATTCAGGATGCATACATAGGACCAGATACCATTATGTTAAAAGTCACTGAAGATATAAATATGCTCTATACTGATGCAGCCACAAAGATCTATACCACAGCTGGTAAAGAAGTCGGTACCCTTACTTCTATTGAAATGGATGATTTATTTCATATAACCGGTATCATGGTGGATGATTTATTCATTGAAATAGACAAAATACTACATATGGAAAATATAATTATTGTGGCAACTGATAAAATAGACACGGAGCATACCGTCCTCGTACCGATAAATACCACGGTTCCTACTGAAGTAAATGAGAATTCCGCTGATGAAGTAGAGGCGGAACAAAGGGATTTAATCAATCAGGAATTAAGCTTAGACCCTAGTCCTAGTTCCACTCCTACTCCCATACAAGAGATAGAGGATCATCTTGTAACCAATACAGCGCCGGTAGGAGATGTAGAACAAGATGAAACCGATACTTTAGATGTTTTAGATATTCAAGATGTTCAAGGTGTTCAAGATGTTCAAGATGAGCTTGCCATTGAAATTGATCCAAGGTATCATTATCTGGTGGGAAAAAAGCTTTTAGAGGAGATTACCATCCTGAAAGAAACCTATAAAAAAGATACACTCATTGATGTCGCTCTCATTCAGTTTGCCATTGACAGTAATGCCATCGTGAAGGTGATCATGAATACCGAAGATTAAGAGTCTGTAAAATAGTTTATATACCTCACAAATAAAGTACTCCTCTCAGGTGGTTATTAGAAGTAACCACCTGGGAGGAGTTTTAAGATCAATTTATAACATTATTTATAGTCCCTCTGTTTTATCATTTAAAATTCTAGAATTTTTAATCATATCAATAAAAGTAAGTGTCAAAATCATTTCTTCCACTTCCTCCTGCCTCAATATAAGATAACAGACCGATACCACTAAAGCATTACTAATCCACCACCTACACTAACACGTAGGGGTAGCGCTTCTTATGGTGTTAGGTTAAAAGAATAAAGGTACATATACTATCAGTAATAGAACTGCCAATAGACCAAACATAAAGGGAATAATCGATCTAGTTATTTTCTCAATGGATAGCCCTGTCACAGTACTGGCAACGTACAAATTAATTGCCACCGGAGGGGTAATCATCCCTATTGCCAGTCCTACAACAATGATTAATCCAAAATGTACTAAATCTATTCCTAATTGATTAATTAATGGTAGAAACACAGGTGTCAATATAATAAGTGCTGATGCCGTTTCCATAAATATGCCTGCTGCTACAATAATACTAGTGATTAACAGCATAATCACATACTTATTACTGGATAATGCCAATACACTGTTGGCAATAGTGGTGGGAATACTGTAATATGCCAACACCCAGCTCAATATACTAGAGGTTGCAATTAAAAACATGACAACCGACATGGTAATGGCTGATTTAACAATAATATCAAATATATCTTTTGGTTTCATGTCTTTATAAATAAAAAGTGCAACAAACAATGAATAGTTTACCGCTATCACAGCTGCCTCAGAAGGGGTAAAAAATCCTGTAAATATACCACCTAATATAATTACCGGTGTCATAATTCCCCAAATTGCTCCCATAAATGTCTTCACTACATTCTTAACAGAAAAATCTGCACCTTTGGGATAATTATGCTTATAGGCATGTCTTATGGCAATACCAATTAAAATCAAACCCATTAAAACGCCAGGCACAAATCCACTTAAAAACAATTTTTCCACTGATACACCTGCTATGACAGCATAGAGTATCATAGGCACTGATGGTGGAATCACAACTCCGATTGTTCCACTGGCAGCTATAAGCGCCGCAGATGTGGCCTCATCATAGCCCTTCTTTTTCAATTCAGGTATTAATGGGGTTCCAACCGCCGCTGTTGTCGCAGCTCCAGAACCAGATATGGCAGCAAAGAACATAGCAGCCAGTACACAAACCACCGACAGCCCTCCCTTTAAGAATCCAAATATGGAATCGGCAAAGTCTACTAGTTTTTCCGACACTTTTCCTTTTGCCAATATATCTCCAGCCAATATAAAAAAGGGAACTGCAATCAAAGCAAATGTATCGGTTCCTGCAAACATCCGTTGCACCATCACTAAGACAGGCATCCCTTCCTTTATCAATACAACAAATGATGCCAATCCGATGGCCACCGCCACAGGAATACCCAAAAGCATAAATATGAGAAAAGAAATAAATATAAGTCCAGCCATCTATTCATGCACCCCCTTGGCATCTACGAACATATCAAGTATCATAACGATCCCATGTATAAACATCACAAAAAAGCTTAATGGTATACCAAGATAAACATATTTCATAGGCAATCCCAGTGCTGGGGATACCTGATAAATCTGCATGTTCATTAACTGAAATCCATAATAAGTGCATACTGCAAAAAATAACATAGATAACAAAATACTAAATAGAACAATTACCCTTTGCATCATTTTAGGTAGCCGTTCTACGCCGAAGGTCACAGCAATATGCATTTTTCTCTTATATGCCAAGGTAGCTCCTAAAAAACTACTCCATACCAATAGATATCTTGCTAACTCCTCGGTCCACACAACTGCACTAAAAAATACCCTAGATATAATTTGAAGTGTTATGGCTGCTATCATTCCTACAATTCCTAAGAACACCAATCTTACGATAGCCCAGTCCAACATATTACTAGCTTTGTTTGGTAATTCCAATAGCTTCATTCTGATCCCCCTTTATTTTTAAATTAGCCTTGACATCTTACTGCCAAGGCTAATTTAACTAATAAATTATCTATTAAGCTGTTGTTGTATTCTTTCTATATATGCTCCATATTGATCTTCATATTTTTCATATACCGATTCAACAGCTTCTTGGAACGCTTCTATATCTACCTCTGTTATTTCCATACCTCTTTCAACTAATTCTTGAAGCTGTAATTCTTCACCTGCAGCATTAACAGCTCTTGCATGCTCTGCCGCTTCTTGGGCTGCCTCTTGGATGATTTGTTGCATATCTTGAGGGAGGTTATTAAACTCCTTTAAACTCATCATGATAGTAGCTGGTGCATAACTATGTCTCGATAATGAAAGATGATTTTGATTTTCATCTAATTTGAAGGAGTGAATCACCACCACTGGATTTTCCTGACCATCTATTGTTCCCTGTTGTAAAGCTGTAAGCGTCTCTGCCCATGCCATGGGAACAGTATTGGCACCTAATGCCTGGAAGGTATCAATATACACGGGATTCTCCATAACCCTAATTCTCAGTCCATTCATATCCCCAGGGGTTGTGACTGCTCTTCTGGAGTTAGTCAGATTTCTAAATCCTCTTTCTCCATAAGCCAATCCCTTTAAGTTCACATCCTCCATCCTTTTAAGGATTTCTTTACCAATCTCTCCATCTAATACCTCATAGGCTTCTTGATGATTTGCAAATAGAAATGGTAGTTCAAATGCAGCTACTTCTGGTACAAAGTTGGCGATAGGTCCATTTGTAATCACGCCCATATCAATGGTTCCAATTTGCATACCTTCTAATAATGTTCTTTCATCACCTAATGTTCCATTAGGATGTATTTCTATCTCTATCTTACCCTCTGATCTTTCTTCCACCAATTCTTTAAATTTAACAGCAGAAGTATGAAAACTATCATCTTCATTTACAACATGTGCTAGTTTAAATTTAACGCCTTCAAATTCTACATCCTCATCGCCACTTGATACTGCTGGCTCTTGTTGACCACATGCCGCCAATAGCGATACCGTTAAAAGCATACATAATAAAACCATTAATTTCTTATTCATTTTTTCTTCCCCCTCAGTTTGTTTTTCTCATTTTGTGCTTCTTATTTTGTCAAAACTTAAATACTGCTCCCGTGTTGGCAGATGTGACAAGCTTGCTATATCTGTATAAATAAGTTCCCTTCTCAGCCTTTGATGGCGGTTTTTTCCAGTTTTTAAGACGATTTTCTATCTCCTCCTGAGAAAGGTCAACCCTTAGCACTCTGTTTGGAATATCAATTTCTATGATATCCCCTTCTTGTATAATCGCTATGGGTCCACCCTCAGATGCCTCTGGAGAAACGTGTCCTATACAAGGTCCTCTGGTCCCCCCTGAAAAACGTCCATCCGTAATCAAGGCTACGGATTTTTCTAACCCTCTACCTACAATGGCAGCAGTAGGACTTAACATCTCCCTCATTCCAGGTCCACCCCTAGGACCTTCATATCTTATAACCACTACATCCCCAGCCTTTATGGTCTTATCCATAATGGCCTTATAGGCATCTTCTTCAGATT
Encoded proteins:
- the nifH gene encoding nitrogenase iron protein — protein: MRQIAIYGKGGIGKSTTTQNLTAALGESGKKIMIVGCDPKADSTRLILGGLTQKTVMDTLREEGEDIDLEDILKPGFSGIKCVESGGPEPGVGCAGRGIITSINMLESLGAYESDLDYVFYDVLGDVVCGGFAMPIREGKAQEIYIVASGELMALYAANNIAKGIQKYAKSGGTRLGGIICNSRQVDYEHELLEAFAKELGSQLIYFVPRDNIVQRAEINKKAVIEFEPECGQANEYRALAKSIDENKMFVIPKPMHTDRLEELMMEHGVLG
- a CDS encoding ParM/StbA family protein, with protein sequence MMRNKVRIYVDGGNRLTKVMEEAKKPFSFPTIVSEPGIELDYGTSFDLFDLQSESQEIDFDHMLVEIIKDGESLGKKLVGKAAENKGVLIRDRNRYEKKYNDEVIKFCILSGIASNFVKYEKNDQSVDITINQPLVEYVSNKKAFSNSHGEPLKGNVKVLYYNTHNTSEVIKEIVFDIESVTFCPEAIATFFHYSVNESGTIKDEYMKSKKTIVFDIGSGQINVAAFNGLKSIGVNTFEKGMLDCYEKVSMMLYNNFREKLDRKPYTYDIDNMIRYNDKILKAKKGENIDASGIVHDVFDGFAYELSKDFREFVKTKFIGNCDQAIICGGGSELLFDYLSDYLGNDFYCVKPDTAQYHNIIGSMYYRIYKDAANN
- a CDS encoding P-II family nitrogen regulator, translating into MKLIRAIIRPEKVATVLTELNDAGFPAVTKIDVVGRGKQRGIKVGDISYDEIPKNILMVVCENEYKDDVVGVIKRESKTGEKGAFGDGKIFVSDVDEVYTISSGESKL
- a CDS encoding TRAP transporter substrate-binding protein, whose protein sequence is MNKKLMVLLCMLLTVSLLAACGQQEPAVSSGDEDVEFEGVKFKLAHVVNEDDSFHTSAVKFKELVEERSEGKIEIEIHPNGTLGDERTLLEGMQIGTIDMGVITNGPIANFVPEVAAFELPFLFANHQEAYEVLDGEIGKEILKRMEDVNLKGLAYGERGFRNLTNSRRAVTTPGDMNGLRIRVMENPVYIDTFQALGANTVPMAWAETLTALQQGTIDGQENPVVVIHSFKLDENQNHLSLSRHSYAPATIMMSLKEFNNLPQDMQQIIQEAAQEAAEHARAVNAAGEELQLQELVERGMEITEVDIEAFQEAVESVYEKYEDQYGAYIERIQQQLNR
- a CDS encoding TRAP transporter small permease, whose protein sequence is MKLLELPNKASNMLDWAIVRLVFLGIVGMIAAITLQIISRVFFSAVVWTEELARYLLVWSSFLGATLAYKRKMHIAVTFGVERLPKMMQRVIVLFSILLSMLFFAVCTYYGFQLMNMQIYQVSPALGLPMKYVYLGIPLSFFVMFIHGIVMILDMFVDAKGVHE
- a CDS encoding TRAP transporter large permease, whose translation is MAGLIFISFLIFMLLGIPVAVAIGLASFVVLIKEGMPVLVMVQRMFAGTDTFALIAVPFFILAGDILAKGKVSEKLVDFADSIFGFLKGGLSVVCVLAAMFFAAISGSGAATTAAVGTPLIPELKKKGYDEATSAALIAASGTIGVVIPPSVPMILYAVIAGVSVEKLFLSGFVPGVLMGLILIGIAIRHAYKHNYPKGADFSVKNVVKTFMGAIWGIMTPVIILGGIFTGFFTPSEAAVIAVNYSLFVALFIYKDMKPKDIFDIIVKSAITMSVVMFLIATSSILSWVLAYYSIPTTIANSVLALSSNKYVIMLLITSIIVAAGIFMETASALIILTPVFLPLINQLGIDLVHFGLIIVVGLAIGMITPPVAINLYVASTVTGLSIEKITRSIIPFMFGLLAVLLLIVYVPLFF
- a CDS encoding P-II family nitrogen regulator: MKEIMAIIRMNMVNKTKKALATEGFPAFTCTKISGRGKKAMDYTIEEAFLTENNMPTSVAETFSEGYRLLPKRLLLVTVPDGAVEKAVTVIIHANQTGSPGDGKIFVLPVEEAIRVRTGETGDTAIT
- the nifD gene encoding nitrogenase molybdenum-iron protein alpha chain, with amino-acid sequence MAIDKKIDKILQKYPPKVKKNRIKHMLTKDSEVGQEIQANTRTIPGIISNRGCCFAGCKGVVLGPLKDVVHIVHGPIGCSYYTWGTRRHKGRSEKGESNFLSYCFSTDMQESDIVFGGEKRLRQAVKEAYEIFKPEAITISSTCPVGLIGDDIHAVARDAQAEFGIQVMAFDCEGYKGVSQSAGHHIANNVLMRDVIGTGDAEMKQYAINVMGEYNIGGDGWEISRILGKIGYHIVSVMTGDGTYKELKSAHKADLNLVQCHRSINYIAEMIEIKYGTPWLKVNFVGIAGTIESLRNTAKYFGDETLIKRTEEVIVEELKEIKESMEMYKKICEGKTALLFVGGSRAHHYQGLLKELGVETVVAGYEFGHRDDYEGRDIIPHIKLDADSRNIPDLHVEKDEKNYRVYLSPEKLAELKKEMPLGQYKGLIQEMEDGSYVIDDLNHFESEELLKALKPSLFCSGIKDKYVAQKMGIFSKQLHSYDYSGPYAGFKGAVIFGKDISMGMNTPTWGFITPPWKQDALLEGEVIEEVATC